A region of Vigna radiata var. radiata cultivar VC1973A chromosome 6, Vradiata_ver6, whole genome shotgun sequence DNA encodes the following proteins:
- the LOC106763807 gene encoding G-type lectin S-receptor-like serine/threonine-protein kinase SD1-1 → MGTYGYMPPEYALHGHFSIKSDVFSFGVMVMEIISGKKNRNFHDSEHQLNLLSHAWRLWIEDKPLELIDEVLDYPTAPVEVLRCIHVGLLCVQQTPQNRPNMSSVVLMLNGEKVLPEPSPPGFYTGTTTQFPIQAESSSRSCGDRSQNEVTVSLLQPR, encoded by the exons ATGGGAACATA TGGTTATATGCCTCCTGAATATGCTCTCCATGGACATTTCTCAATCAAATCTGATGTATTTAGCTTTGGTGTGATGGTAATGGAGATAATTAGTGGGAAAAAGAATCGCAATTTTCATGACTCTGAGCATCAGCTTAATCTTCTTAGTCAT GCATGGAGATTGTGGATTGAAGACAAGCCACTGGAGCTAATAGATGAGGTATTAGATTATCCAACCGCACCAGTTGAAGTACTTAGATGCATTCATGTTGGTCTATTATGTGTACAACAAACACCACAAAACAGACCAAACATGTCCTCTGTGGTTTTGATGTTGAATGGTGAAAAGGTGTTGCCTGAGCCAAGTCCACCCGGGTTCTACACAGGCACAACTACTCAGTTTCCCATTCAGGCAGAATCTTCTTCCAGAAGTTGTGGAGATAGATCACAAAATGAAGTTACAGTGTCCTTGTTACAGCCACGATAG
- the LOC106763806 gene encoding ethylene-responsive transcription factor ERF110, with amino-acid sequence MLKSGMRMNASKQVKKSAKASSRKGCMRGKGGPENASCTFKGVRQRTWGKWVAEIREPNGGARLWLGTFENSVEAAMAYDCAARQLYGSDAKLNLPELHMALALNFQFPPPNPQIPHMPPSPQLQHSQIPPPSDISNLPPFDFINNLTDHTNIMFNPVLSMTPQHAIADSAPVYASDSHVAIPYESTTIPMAIHPSNPLDINDDKVDPFGGSSNVIPDPMFDDSIWAEAAMSLGFPLIPDAAGINEAETFLEVGPWDSLQTPWCM; translated from the coding sequence ATGCTGAAATCAGGCATGAGAATGAATGCTAGTAAGCAGGTGAAAAAATCTGCAAAAGCGAGTTCCAGAAAGGGGTGTATGAGAGGCAAAGGAGGCCCTGAGAATGCCAGTTGCACCTTCAAAGGTGTGAGGCAGAGAACTTGGGGCAAATGGGTGGCTGAGATCCGTGAGCCTAACGGTGGTGCACGCCTCTGGCTAGGCACATTTGAGAACTCTGTAGAGGCTGCCATGGCTTATGATTGTGCAGCACGTCAGCTCTACGGATCTGATGCAAAACTCAACCTCCCAGAGCTTCATATGGCCTTGGCCTTGAATTTCCAGTTTCCACCACCAAACCCTCAGATCCCTCACATGCCACCATCACCACAGCTTCAACACTCTCAGATTCCCCCTCCCAGTGACATTTCCAATCTCCCCCCCTTTGATTTCATCAACAACCTCACCGATCACACCAACATCATGTTCAACCCTGTGCTCTCCATGACTCCTCAGCATGCAATTGCTGATTCTGCGCCAGTGTATGCCAGCGACTCTCATGTCGCAATTCCCTATGAATCCACCACCATCCCGATGGCGATTCACCCCTCCAACCCCTTGGATATCAACGACGACAAGGTTGATCCTTTTGGGGGGTCATCCAATGTCATTCCTGACCCTATGTTTGATGATTCCATCTGGGCTGAAGCTGCTATGTCTCTTGGTTTCCCTCTGATACCAGATGCTGCAGGAATTAATGAAGCTGAAACCTTTCTTGAAGTGGGTCCTTGGGACTCTCTGCAAACTCCCTGGTGCATGTAA
- the LOC106762934 gene encoding G-type lectin S-receptor-like serine/threonine-protein kinase At4g27290 isoform X1, with the protein MENHHKHNKLTMVRVFFFCIISTFLLSIQGTLTLTPNESIQGNRTMVSSAGTFEAGFFQFGNSQDQYFCIWYKNISPKTXVWVANRDAPVKNSTAFFTLTEQGXPVILXASGSVVWXSNSSRXAKKPVMQLLDSGNLVVQDGDSTKDLLWESFDYPGDTFLAGMKLRTNFXTGXFRFLTSWRNAEDPGFGEFSYHIDAHGYPQLVTTKGEXLXSRGGXWXGXXFXGVSWRRXLRLVXFSLEXNDKEXIYQXXTLEAETITRLVIXPSGXVQRLLWSGGSXXWEILSTRPMDXCXYYSFCDVNSLCXVTNSPKICTCLDGFVPKFYEKWSSLDWSGGCVRRVNLSCDGDRFRKYTGMKFPDTSSSWYNESLSLEKCEDLCLKNCSCTAFANINASARGCVLWFGDITDLSRHTDQGQDIYIRLEASELVYSSDHGGSNQSFNSKNITGIIVGIVFLVVVLGLATFTYMKRKKLAKRELLKIFHWKFKRDKEDVELSKIFDFSTIYAATNNFSPSNILGEGGFGPVYKGILQDGQDIAVKRLAKTSEQGAEXFKNEXMLMAKLQHRNLVKLHGCSIHQEERLLIYEYMPNRSLDYFIFDSTQSXQLGLTKRLQIIDGIARGLLYLHQDSRLRIIHRDLKASNILLDNDMNPKISDFGLARTFGGDQAEANTNRVMGTYGYMPPEYALHGHFSIKSDVFSFGVMVMEIISGRKNRSFHDSKHQLNLLSHAWRLWTEDKPLELIDEVLDYPTTPFEILRCIHVGLLCVQQTPQNRPNMSSVVLMLNGEKVLPEPSPPGFYTGTTTQFPIQAESSSRSCGDRSQNEVTVSLLQPR; encoded by the exons ATGGAAAACCATCATAAACACAACAAGTTAACAATGGTACgcgttttctttttctgcatAATCTCCACGTTCTTATTATCTATACAAGGCACCCTTACTCTCACTCCAAATGAATCAATCCAAGGCAATAGGACCATGGTTTCTTCTGCTGGAACTTTTGAAGCTGGATTCTTTCAGTTTGGAAATTCACAAGATCAATACTTTTGTATATGGTACAAGAACATATCACCAAAGACTANTGTGTGGGTGGCCAACAGAGATGCCCCAGTGAAAAATTCAACAGCATTTTTCACACTAACAGAACAAGGANTTCCTGTTATTCTTNATGCCTCAGGNAGTGTTGTGTGGNCCTCCAATTCATCAAGAANNGCTAAGAAACCAGTNATGCAGCTTCTAGACTCGGGAAATCTTGTTGTGCAAGATGGAGACAGCACAAAAGACCTTTTGTGGGAAAGTTTTGATTACCCTGGTGACACTTTCCTTGCAGGAATGAAACTTCGTACAAACTTTNTGACTGGTCNTTTTAGGTTTCTNACATCTTGGAGAAACGCAGAAGATCCTGGNTTTGGTGAGTTTTCATATCACATAGATGCTCATGGCTATCCTCAACTGGTTACTACAAAGGGAGAANTTTTGNTCAGTAGAGGNGGGNCATGGANNGGCNATGNTTTCANTGGAGTTTCATGGAGAAGAANGCTTAGACTCGTAAANTTTTCGCTTGAGANTAACGACAAGGAANTCATTTACCAATANANGACCTTAGAGGCTGAAACTATTACNAGGTTAGTGATCANCCCATCTGGTNNTGTNCAACGTTTGTTATGGTCGGGTGGCAGCCNGNGTTGGGAGATTTTATCNACTCGTCCCATGGATCANTGTGANTATTATTCCTTTTGTGATGTGAATTCACTGTGTAANGTTACTAACTCTCCAAAAATATGTACATGTTTAGATGGTTTTGTACCAAAGTTCTATGAAAAGTGGAGTTCACTGGATTGGTCTGGTGGGTGTGTCAGAAGAGTAAATTTGAGTTGTGATGGTGATAGGTTTCGGAAGTACACTGGAATGAAGTTCCCAGacacttcttcttcttggtATAACGAGAGTTTGAGCCTCGAGAAGTGTGAGGATTTGTGTTTGAAAAACTGTTCTTGCACAGCATTTGCAAATATAAATGCCAGTGCGAGAGGGTGCGTGCTTTGGTTTGGTGATATTACTGATTTGAGTAGACACACAGACCAAGGACAAGATATTTACATTAGACTTGAAGCTTCAGAGTTAG TTTATTCCTCAGATCATGGAGGGAGTAATCAGAGCTTCAATAGCAAGAATATCACAGGAATAATAGTAGGCATTGTTTTCTTGGTCGTGGTACTTGGATTGGCCACATTCACTTAtatgaagaggaagaagcttGCGAAGAGAG AGCtgctaaaaatatttcattggAAGTTCAAAAGGGACAAGGAAGATGTGGAgttatcaaaaatatttgatttttcaacCATCTATGCTGCTACAAATAACTTTTCACCCAGTAACATATTAGGAGAAGGTGGCTTCGGGCCAGTGTACAAG GGTATACTGCAAGATGGGCAAGATATTGCAGTCAAGAGGCTTGCAAAAACTTCTGAACAAGGAGCNGAGCANTTCAAGAATGAANTCATGTTAATGGCAAAACTTCAACATCGCAATCTTGTAAAACTTCATGGTTGTTCTATTCACCAAGAAGAAAGGCTCTTGATCTATGAATACATGCCAAACAGAAGCTTGGATTACTTCATTTTTG ATTCAACGCAAAGTNAACAACTGGGTTTGACAAAGCGCCTTCAAATTATTGATGGTATAGCACGAGGGCTACTCTATCTTCACCAAGACTCTAGATTGAGAATCATCCACAGAGATCTGAAAGCCAGCAATATTCTTCTAGACAACGATATGAATCCAAAGATATCAGATTTTGGTTTGGCTAGAACATTTGGAGGAGATCAAGCTGAGGCAAATACAAACAGAGTGATGGGAACATA TGGTTATATGCCTCCTGAATATGCTCTCCATGGACATTTTTCAATCAAATCTGATGTATTTAGCTTTGGTGTGATGGTAATGGAGATAATTAGTGGGAGAAAGAATCGCAGTTTTCATGACTCTAAGCATCAGCTTAATCTTCTTAGTCAT GCATGGAGATTGTGGACTGAAGACAAGCCATTGGAGCTAATAGATGAGGTATTAGATTATCCAACCACACCATTTGAAATACTTAGATGCATTCATGTGGGTCTGTTATGTGTACAACAAACACCACAAAACAGACCAAACATGTCCTCTGTGGTTTTGATGTTGAATGGTGAAAAGGTGTTGCCTGAGCCAAGTCCACCTGGGTTCTACACAGGCACAACCACTCAGTTTCCCATTCAGGCAGAATCTTCCTCCAGAAGTTGTGGAGATAGATCACAAAATGAAGTTACAGTCTCCTTGTTACAGCCACGATAG
- the LOC106762934 gene encoding G-type lectin S-receptor-like serine/threonine-protein kinase At4g27290 isoform X2 codes for MENHHKHNKLTMVRVFFFCIISTFLLSIQGTLTLTPNESIQGNRTMVSSAGTFEAGFFQFGNSQDQYFCIWYKNISPKTXVWVANRDAPVKNSTAFFTLTEQGXPVILXASGSVVWXSNSSRXAKKPVMQLLDSGNLVVQDGDSTKDLLWESFDYPGDTFLAGMKLRTNFXTGXFRFLTSWRNAEDPGFGEFSYHIDAHGYPQLVTTKGEXLXSRGGXWXGXXFXGVSWRRXLRLVXFSLEXNDKEXIYQXXTLEAETITRLVIXPSGXVQRLLWSGGSXXWEILSTRPMDXCXYYSFCDVNSLCXVTNSPKICTCLDGFVPKFYEKWSSLDWSGGCVRRVNLSCDGDRFRKYTGMKFPDTSSSWYNESLSLEKCEDLCLKNCSCTAFANINASARGCVLWFGDITDLSRHTDQGQDIYIRLEASELDHGGSNQSFNSKNITGIIVGIVFLVVVLGLATFTYMKRKKLAKRELLKIFHWKFKRDKEDVELSKIFDFSTIYAATNNFSPSNILGEGGFGPVYKGILQDGQDIAVKRLAKTSEQGAEXFKNEXMLMAKLQHRNLVKLHGCSIHQEERLLIYEYMPNRSLDYFIFDSTQSXQLGLTKRLQIIDGIARGLLYLHQDSRLRIIHRDLKASNILLDNDMNPKISDFGLARTFGGDQAEANTNRVMGTYGYMPPEYALHGHFSIKSDVFSFGVMVMEIISGRKNRSFHDSKHQLNLLSHAWRLWTEDKPLELIDEVLDYPTTPFEILRCIHVGLLCVQQTPQNRPNMSSVVLMLNGEKVLPEPSPPGFYTGTTTQFPIQAESSSRSCGDRSQNEVTVSLLQPR; via the exons ATGGAAAACCATCATAAACACAACAAGTTAACAATGGTACgcgttttctttttctgcatAATCTCCACGTTCTTATTATCTATACAAGGCACCCTTACTCTCACTCCAAATGAATCAATCCAAGGCAATAGGACCATGGTTTCTTCTGCTGGAACTTTTGAAGCTGGATTCTTTCAGTTTGGAAATTCACAAGATCAATACTTTTGTATATGGTACAAGAACATATCACCAAAGACTANTGTGTGGGTGGCCAACAGAGATGCCCCAGTGAAAAATTCAACAGCATTTTTCACACTAACAGAACAAGGANTTCCTGTTATTCTTNATGCCTCAGGNAGTGTTGTGTGGNCCTCCAATTCATCAAGAANNGCTAAGAAACCAGTNATGCAGCTTCTAGACTCGGGAAATCTTGTTGTGCAAGATGGAGACAGCACAAAAGACCTTTTGTGGGAAAGTTTTGATTACCCTGGTGACACTTTCCTTGCAGGAATGAAACTTCGTACAAACTTTNTGACTGGTCNTTTTAGGTTTCTNACATCTTGGAGAAACGCAGAAGATCCTGGNTTTGGTGAGTTTTCATATCACATAGATGCTCATGGCTATCCTCAACTGGTTACTACAAAGGGAGAANTTTTGNTCAGTAGAGGNGGGNCATGGANNGGCNATGNTTTCANTGGAGTTTCATGGAGAAGAANGCTTAGACTCGTAAANTTTTCGCTTGAGANTAACGACAAGGAANTCATTTACCAATANANGACCTTAGAGGCTGAAACTATTACNAGGTTAGTGATCANCCCATCTGGTNNTGTNCAACGTTTGTTATGGTCGGGTGGCAGCCNGNGTTGGGAGATTTTATCNACTCGTCCCATGGATCANTGTGANTATTATTCCTTTTGTGATGTGAATTCACTGTGTAANGTTACTAACTCTCCAAAAATATGTACATGTTTAGATGGTTTTGTACCAAAGTTCTATGAAAAGTGGAGTTCACTGGATTGGTCTGGTGGGTGTGTCAGAAGAGTAAATTTGAGTTGTGATGGTGATAGGTTTCGGAAGTACACTGGAATGAAGTTCCCAGacacttcttcttcttggtATAACGAGAGTTTGAGCCTCGAGAAGTGTGAGGATTTGTGTTTGAAAAACTGTTCTTGCACAGCATTTGCAAATATAAATGCCAGTGCGAGAGGGTGCGTGCTTTGGTTTGGTGATATTACTGATTTGAGTAGACACACAGACCAAGGACAAGATATTTACATTAGACTTGAAGCTTCAGAGTTAG ATCATGGAGGGAGTAATCAGAGCTTCAATAGCAAGAATATCACAGGAATAATAGTAGGCATTGTTTTCTTGGTCGTGGTACTTGGATTGGCCACATTCACTTAtatgaagaggaagaagcttGCGAAGAGAG AGCtgctaaaaatatttcattggAAGTTCAAAAGGGACAAGGAAGATGTGGAgttatcaaaaatatttgatttttcaacCATCTATGCTGCTACAAATAACTTTTCACCCAGTAACATATTAGGAGAAGGTGGCTTCGGGCCAGTGTACAAG GGTATACTGCAAGATGGGCAAGATATTGCAGTCAAGAGGCTTGCAAAAACTTCTGAACAAGGAGCNGAGCANTTCAAGAATGAANTCATGTTAATGGCAAAACTTCAACATCGCAATCTTGTAAAACTTCATGGTTGTTCTATTCACCAAGAAGAAAGGCTCTTGATCTATGAATACATGCCAAACAGAAGCTTGGATTACTTCATTTTTG ATTCAACGCAAAGTNAACAACTGGGTTTGACAAAGCGCCTTCAAATTATTGATGGTATAGCACGAGGGCTACTCTATCTTCACCAAGACTCTAGATTGAGAATCATCCACAGAGATCTGAAAGCCAGCAATATTCTTCTAGACAACGATATGAATCCAAAGATATCAGATTTTGGTTTGGCTAGAACATTTGGAGGAGATCAAGCTGAGGCAAATACAAACAGAGTGATGGGAACATA TGGTTATATGCCTCCTGAATATGCTCTCCATGGACATTTTTCAATCAAATCTGATGTATTTAGCTTTGGTGTGATGGTAATGGAGATAATTAGTGGGAGAAAGAATCGCAGTTTTCATGACTCTAAGCATCAGCTTAATCTTCTTAGTCAT GCATGGAGATTGTGGACTGAAGACAAGCCATTGGAGCTAATAGATGAGGTATTAGATTATCCAACCACACCATTTGAAATACTTAGATGCATTCATGTGGGTCTGTTATGTGTACAACAAACACCACAAAACAGACCAAACATGTCCTCTGTGGTTTTGATGTTGAATGGTGAAAAGGTGTTGCCTGAGCCAAGTCCACCTGGGTTCTACACAGGCACAACCACTCAGTTTCCCATTCAGGCAGAATCTTCCTCCAGAAGTTGTGGAGATAGATCACAAAATGAAGTTACAGTCTCCTTGTTACAGCCACGATAG
- the LOC106763126 gene encoding probable GTP-binding protein OBGC2, translated as MVSLISPPSSSPSIQLRETRFFSTLFIPPRSVRFLQNTRNNENHKWKTVRCGVTSAGASPPPSLMKEPHKFFDHVIITVRAGDGGHGAVLNHREKNELEQGKTKKKGKGSLKRDFDGSLILPTGGHGGDVVIYADEAKDTLLEFHNKSRYHAKRGGNVGAMGVLTSMLRDGLVAPTMRIPVPVGTVVKSKRGKVLADLAQPGDEVLVARGGQGGISLLEMPQRQRKKMMALTTNVMRDDSDKILVHGQPGEEVKLELILRVVADVGLIGLPNAGKSTLLAAITLAKPDIADYPFTTLMPNLGRLGGDPSLGAGMYSSEATLADLPGLIEGAHLGKGLGRNFLRHLRRTRLLVHVVDAATESPVNDYRTVREELRMYNPAYLERPYVVVLNKIDLPEAKDRLPSLIQEIMRIGNRDAQLSDETDTKERKLEDYPRPLSVVGVSVLKGIQINEMLKEIRSALKKCSGSSETLIST; from the exons ATGGTGTCTCTGATTTCGCCACCATCTTCGTCTCCGAGCATTCAATTGCGCGAAACTCGTTTCTTCTCCACGCTCTTCATTCCACCAAG GAGTGTCAGATTCCTGCAAAACACACGAAACAACGAAAATCACAAATGGAAAACGGTACGGTGCGGCGTTACCAGCGCCGGGGCGTCTCCTCCGCCGTCGTTGATGAAGGAGCCTCACAAGTTCTTCGACCACGTAATCATCACTGTTCGCGCGGGTGACGGAGGCCACGGTGCGGTGCTGAATCACAGAGAGAAGAACGAGCTGGAGCAGGGTAAAACGAAGAAGAAAGGGAAAGGCTCGTTGAAGAGGGACTTCGACGGGTCGCTCATACTGCCTACGGGAGGGCACGGAGGGGACGTGGTGATCTACGCCGACGAGGCCAAAGACACGTTGCTGGAGTTTCACAACAAGAGCAGGTATCACGCCAAGCGCGGTGGCAACGTTGGTGCGATGGGCGTTTTGACGTCGATGTTGCGCGATGGACTTGTGGCTCCCACGATGCGCATTCCTGTTCCTGTAG GTACAGTTGTGAAAAGCAAACGAGGGAAGGTGTTGGCTGATCTAGCACAACCTGGCGATGAAGTTCTTGTTGCCAGGGGAGGACAAGGAGGG ATTAGCTTGTTGGAAATGCCACAGCGTCAAAGAAAAAAGATGATGGCTCTGACAACTAATGTGATGAGAGATGACTCAGACAAG ATTTTAGTTCACGGTCAACCTGGAGAGGAAGTTAAGTTGGAGTTGATCCTACGAGTTGTAGCCGACGTTGGTCTGATT GGACTTCCAAATGCTGGCAAATCAACGCTTCTGGCAGCCATTACACTTGCTAAACCTGATATTGCTGATTACCCTTTTACAACATTAATGCCAAATCTTGGACGCCTAGGTGGTGATCCCAGCTTGGGGGCAGGAATGTATTCATCAGAAGCTACATTGGCAGATTTGCCTGGTCTTATTGAAGGCGCTCACTTAGGAAAg GGTCTTGGTCGTAATTTTTTGAGGCACCTCAGAAGGACCCGGCTTTTAGTCCATGTTGTTGATGCTGCCACTGAGAGTCCTGTAAATGACTACAGGACGGTCAGAGAA GAGTTGCGCATGTATAATCCTGCTTACCTTGAGAGACCGTATGTTGTAGTTTTGAATAAGATTGACCTACCAGAG GCAAAGGACAGACTTCCATCGTTGATTCAAGAAATCATGAGAATTGGCAACCGTGATGCTCAATTGTCTGATGAAACTGATACGAAGGAGAGAAAACTTGAGGACTATCCTAGACCTCTCTCTGTTGTTGGAGTCAGTGTTCT AAAGGGCATCCAGATTAATGAAATGTTAAAGGAGATAAGGTCTGCTTTAAAGAAATGCTCGGGTTCTAGTGAAACATTGATTTCTACTTGA